The Raoultibacter phocaeensis genome includes a window with the following:
- a CDS encoding biotin-dependent carboxyltransferase family protein codes for MGVVVKKPGVLTTIQDAGRIGYVGSGFAPSGVMDRRAFIIANLLVENDPNTCVIEFALAGPTLRFTTSTFIAITGGDFSPTLDGEPVPMYAALMVKRGSILHFGAPRTGAYGYLAIAGGSVRVPEVMGSRSTSLKLGIGGWQGRSLQLGDYLPFMSKNLEFLPNLGSHRIEYDTSYGFGSDETTVRVVPGPQDTLFTERGIETFYSQVYEATAKCDRMGYRLDGPEIETKHGSDIISDGIAFGAVQVPSHGRPIIMLADRQTTGGYAKIGTIASVDIPKLVQCRPGSKIRFTPITVQEAQTLYRKEYKYFKGLAKIVRRPCADGISPRRTARKLRPILEEQARKNQAETLWINRSER; via the coding sequence ATGGGCGTTGTCGTCAAAAAACCCGGCGTGCTCACCACCATCCAGGACGCGGGCCGCATCGGATACGTGGGAAGCGGATTTGCACCGAGCGGCGTCATGGATCGCCGTGCGTTCATCATCGCGAACCTGCTCGTGGAAAACGACCCGAACACCTGCGTCATCGAGTTCGCGCTCGCAGGACCCACGCTGCGCTTCACCACAAGCACGTTCATCGCCATCACCGGGGGCGATTTCTCCCCCACCCTCGACGGCGAGCCCGTGCCCATGTATGCGGCCCTTATGGTAAAGCGCGGATCGATCCTGCATTTCGGAGCGCCGCGTACGGGCGCGTACGGCTACCTCGCTATCGCCGGCGGATCGGTAAGGGTTCCCGAAGTCATGGGCAGCCGTTCGACAAGCCTCAAACTCGGCATCGGCGGATGGCAGGGCCGCAGCCTCCAGCTCGGCGATTACTTGCCTTTCATGTCAAAGAACCTCGAGTTTCTCCCGAATCTCGGCTCGCACCGCATCGAATACGATACGAGCTACGGCTTCGGGTCCGACGAAACCACAGTGCGCGTAGTGCCGGGACCCCAAGACACCCTGTTCACCGAACGCGGCATCGAGACGTTCTACAGCCAGGTGTACGAGGCAACGGCGAAATGCGACCGCATGGGATACCGCCTCGACGGCCCTGAAATCGAGACGAAACACGGTTCGGATATCATATCCGACGGCATCGCGTTCGGTGCCGTGCAAGTGCCCTCGCACGGGCGGCCCATCATCATGCTGGCCGACCGCCAAACCACGGGCGGCTACGCCAAGATAGGAACCATCGCCTCGGTGGATATCCCCAAACTCGTGCAGTGCCGCCCGGGCAGCAAGATCAGATTTACGCCGATAACGGTGCAGGAAGCGCAAACTCTGTACCGCAAGGAATACAAGTACTTCAAGGGACTCGCCAAGATCGTACGCAGGCCCTGCGCCGACGGCATCTCGCCGAGACGCACGGCCCGCAAGCTCAGACCGATTCTCGAAGAGCAGGCGCGCAAGAACCAAGCCGAAACGCTCTGGATCAACCGGTCGGAACGATAA
- the pxpB gene encoding 5-oxoprolinase subunit PxpB, with protein MAGFDITIAGDSALNLEFADVITPETSTMIRIAAQNLTEDPIDGIVELVPTFCSLMVYYNPLEITFDELSYRLRGKLRGLDSADVNVKKIVQIPVCYGGEYGPDIQTVADHAKLSIDEVIEIHSSKDYLIDMLGFLPGFAYLGGLDERICTPRLAVPRTLIEPGSVGIGGSQTGIYPLPSPGGWQIIGRTPLRPYDPDREEPILYAAGEYLRFVPIAPDEYSAIETQLASNAYEYQIVWEGM; from the coding sequence ATGGCGGGATTCGACATAACGATAGCAGGCGATTCGGCGCTCAATCTGGAGTTCGCCGACGTTATCACGCCCGAAACCAGCACCATGATCCGCATCGCCGCACAGAACCTCACCGAAGATCCTATCGACGGCATCGTCGAGCTCGTACCGACGTTCTGCTCGCTCATGGTGTACTACAATCCCCTCGAAATCACGTTCGACGAACTGTCGTATCGGCTGCGCGGGAAGCTGCGCGGACTCGATTCGGCCGATGTGAACGTGAAGAAGATCGTGCAGATTCCCGTGTGCTACGGCGGTGAATACGGCCCCGACATCCAAACCGTCGCCGATCATGCAAAGCTCTCCATCGACGAAGTCATCGAGATCCATTCCTCGAAAGACTACCTCATCGACATGCTTGGCTTCCTGCCGGGCTTCGCCTATTTAGGCGGCCTCGATGAGCGCATCTGCACACCGCGCCTCGCCGTTCCGCGCACGCTCATCGAACCGGGATCCGTCGGCATCGGCGGATCGCAAACGGGCATCTATCCCCTGCCTTCGCCCGGAGGTTGGCAGATCATCGGCCGCACGCCTCTTCGCCCCTACGATCCCGATCGGGAAGAGCCGATCCTGTACGCTGCCGGCGAGTACCTGCGTTTCGTGCCGATCGCGCCCGACGAGTACAGCGCCATCGAAACGCAGCTCGCGTCGAACGCGTACGAATACCAGATCGTCTGGGAGGGGATGTAG
- the accB gene encoding acetyl-CoA carboxylase biotin carboxyl carrier protein: MDTKAIEELIAIMDKAELTALRVDDGETKIELERSRGTFSPTALPLMAERVSALLAGKDESNDAAAADQADTDTSVLVRSPTVGMFYVAPSPDEDPFVKAGQEVLSGQTLAVVEAMKMMNEITAPVPGIVTEVLAGNGTQVEYDQPLFRIATSDMAQ, encoded by the coding sequence GTGGATACCAAGGCAATCGAAGAACTGATCGCCATCATGGACAAGGCGGAGCTCACGGCTCTGCGCGTCGACGACGGCGAAACCAAGATCGAGCTCGAGCGCAGCCGCGGCACGTTCTCCCCGACCGCTCTGCCCCTCATGGCGGAGCGCGTAAGCGCGCTGCTTGCCGGCAAGGACGAGAGCAACGACGCCGCTGCAGCCGATCAGGCAGACACCGACACGTCGGTTCTCGTGCGCAGCCCCACGGTGGGTATGTTCTACGTTGCACCGAGCCCCGACGAGGATCCGTTCGTCAAAGCGGGTCAGGAAGTGCTTTCGGGACAAACGCTTGCCGTCGTCGAAGCCATGAAGATGATGAATGAGATAACCGCGCCGGTGCCCGGCATCGTCACCGAGGTACTTGCCGGGAACGGAACCCAGGTCGAATACGATCAGCCCCTCTTCCGCATCGCCACAAGCGACATGGCCCAATAA